ACAAAACTGACGACCAAAACAACGACGGACAAATCCATTCAGCACCTCGAATTTTTTTCAGACTGAGTCGGTGATTTTTCTTTCAGTAACCAGCCTCTCCTTTTTGACAGCCTCAATAATGAATCCGATGGAATAGAGAATAAACAATAAGCCGGTAATAGGAATGACAAGATAAACATAGCCCACTTTTATTCCCATCGCCGAAGAAATTTGATTGAGGTGAAACGTCATGCGAACTAAATTGTAGCCGCCAACTACGAGCACAAAAAACGCAAAAGCGATTACGATCAGGTAAATTACAATTTCCACAATTTTTCTTTTCAGCCCGGTGGTTTTGTAAGTCAAAATGTCAATTCCCAGATGAGCGCGAGTGTAAAGCGCGTAACTTGAACCCAGCAGACCGATCCAGATCAGTAAAAATCCTGCCAGCTCTTCTGTAAATGAACTGGGATTTTTCAAGATAAATCTGGTGAAGACCTGCCACGTCACATCGAGCACCATTGCAGCCATCAGAAAAATTAAAAAGCCGGCGATAACTCTGTTAATTGAATCGATAATTTTGATCATTGCTCATTCCCTGAATTTATTTCACGGATTCAATTTCTTCAATCAATTGATAAATCGGCGTGCCTCTGTAAGATTCATACATTTTTTTCACCTTGTCGCGAAATGGAGTTTTGTCCGGGTGAATGACTTCAACTCCAGCCTTTTGCACTTCACGCAACGCATGATCCGATGCCTCTTTCCATAATTTTCTCTGATATTCGACCGACTCATCCACAGCTTCCTGCAACCATTTTTGCTCCTGCGGCGTCAGGCTGTTCCAAACGACCGTGCTCATGATGAGAATATCCGGAACGGAAGTGTGCTCGTCCAGACTGTAATATTTGCAAACTTCGTAATGATGGGACAGATAAAAACTCGGGGGATTATTTTCCGCGCCGTCCACAATGCCTTGCTGCAACGATGTGTAAAGTTCACCCCAGGGGATCGGTGTTGCCGAACCGCCGAGCGTATTGACCATCTGCACCGCCGTAAGACTTTTCATGACGCGAATTTTTAGCCCTTTCAAATCTGCCGGCGAATTAATCGGCTTGTTTTTGGTGTAAAAACTTCGGCTTCCGGCATCGTAATAACACAGCCCGCGCAAAAAATATTTCTCGCCTGCTAACAAAATCCGCCTGCCGATTTCGCCGTTGAGCACTTTCCAACGATGGGCGTCGTTCCGAAAAACGTAGGGGATACCAAAAACTTTCATTTCCGGAATGAAACCTTCTAACGGCGCCGAAGAAACTTTTGTCATTGACAAGCTCCCGATTTGCACCAGTTCAATCAGATCGCGCTCTTCTCCGAGCTGACCGCTGGGATAAATGTCGATGCGCATTTTCCCATGCGACTTTTCCGCCACGCGCGCTGCCATGAAAACCATCGCTTTGTGCACCGGATGCGTGGCATCCAGCACGTGCGCCAGTTTCAGCACTCGAACGCGTTGTACTTTTCCGCAGCTCATCAGCAGAAAAATAGAGAGAATTAAAATAGCAAAAATTTGGGGTAGCTTTGAAATTTTCATTTATTCCCTCGGTTCAAATTAATTTTTGCAAATGACCGATGACATTAATCTTATGGCTTTTTCTAAAATGCTTACGCATTAACTCCGAATTTTAATAGAATACACTTGAAATAAAAAATTTCTGTTTCTTTTTTGGTTAAAACAGTAAATCTTTGTGTCTTCGCGTCTTGGTGGTTAGAAAATATTTTTCAACGAAACCCCATCCATGTCATCAAAATCCTGATTTTCTCCGCCCATTGCCCAGACAAAGGAATAATTTCTCGTCCCGGCGCCGGCGTGAATGGACCAAACCGGAGAAATCACTGCCTGACCTTCTCTGACCGCCAGCAATCTGGTTTCCGCCGGCTCACCCATGATGTGAAAAACGACATTTTCGTATTCCAGATCAAAATACATATACACTTCCGAACGCCGGGCATGCGTGTGCGGGGCCATGGTATTCCAGACATTCCCGGGCTGTAGCACCGTAAATCCCATGACAAGCTGGCAACTCTTCATTCCATCCGGATAGATGTATTTATAAATTGTCCGCCTATTGGATTCTTCATCAGATCCCAGTTCCACTTTTCCTGCATCTTCCAGACGCCCCAGTTGTGTGGGATGATCTTTGTGCGCCGGATAGCTGACAATGTAAAATTTAGCCGGGTTTTTTTCGTTCTCGCTGGTAAATGAAATATTCCGGCTTCCCTTGCCAATGTAAAGGCATTCCTTGTTATTCAGTTTGAACTCTCTATTATCCACCTTCACCGAACCGGAAGCACCAATATTGAACACGCCAACTTCGCGACGTTGGGCGAAATAATCGGCTGCCATCTCTTTTTTGTCTGCCTCTAACTTCAATTCTTTTGTTTTCGGAACTACCGACCCCACAATCGCTCGATCAACATGAGAATAAACGAGTTCCACTTCATCCTCGCGGAAAAGGCTTTCGATCAAAAAACTCTCTCGCAACTCTTTGGTGTTCATCCGTTGATACCGCACCGGATCAATGGCGTGTCTGATTTCAATGGACATTTTGCATTCTCCTGTTTATTCCGAAATTATTTTTTTCAATTTAAAAAAATCAATCTGAAATTTCGATTTCAATCGGGTGATTCAACCTCATTTTTAAATTTTCAAGATATTGCTGAAATTTTGCCATTGTCTTTATTCCGCCTGGCTCTTGCTCCCAGGCTGCCAGAAAATAATAATCCACTTTTCCCTTTTTGGGTTGAAGCACCACGATATGATTGACATTATCTTCCGTCAAATCAATCAAATCCTCCTGCCGGTAAAACAC
This region of Calditrichota bacterium genomic DNA includes:
- a CDS encoding TRAP transporter small permease, with the protein product MIKIIDSINRVIAGFLIFLMAAMVLDVTWQVFTRFILKNPSSFTEELAGFLLIWIGLLGSSYALYTRAHLGIDILTYKTTGLKRKIVEIVIYLIVIAFAFFVLVVGGYNLVRMTFHLNQISSAMGIKVGYVYLVIPITGLLFILYSIGFIIEAVKKERLVTERKITDSV
- a CDS encoding TRAP transporter substrate-binding protein encodes the protein MKISKLPQIFAILILSIFLLMSCGKVQRVRVLKLAHVLDATHPVHKAMVFMAARVAEKSHGKMRIDIYPSGQLGEERDLIELVQIGSLSMTKVSSAPLEGFIPEMKVFGIPYVFRNDAHRWKVLNGEIGRRILLAGEKYFLRGLCYYDAGSRSFYTKNKPINSPADLKGLKIRVMKSLTAVQMVNTLGGSATPIPWGELYTSLQQGIVDGAENNPPSFYLSHHYEVCKYYSLDEHTSVPDILIMSTVVWNSLTPQEQKWLQEAVDESVEYQRKLWKEASDHALREVQKAGVEVIHPDKTPFRDKVKKMYESYRGTPIYQLIEEIESVK
- the kduI gene encoding 5-dehydro-4-deoxy-D-glucuronate isomerase translates to MSIEIRHAIDPVRYQRMNTKELRESFLIESLFREDEVELVYSHVDRAIVGSVVPKTKELKLEADKKEMAADYFAQRREVGVFNIGASGSVKVDNREFKLNNKECLYIGKGSRNISFTSENEKNPAKFYIVSYPAHKDHPTQLGRLEDAGKVELGSDEESNRRTIYKYIYPDGMKSCQLVMGFTVLQPGNVWNTMAPHTHARRSEVYMYFDLEYENVVFHIMGEPAETRLLAVREGQAVISPVWSIHAGAGTRNYSFVWAMGGENQDFDDMDGVSLKNIF